In Nitrosarchaeum koreense MY1, one genomic interval encodes:
- the radA gene encoding DNA repair and recombination protein RadA: protein MVEDLRLDSLEGVGPVTTRKLSDAGVHNVMDLIVRGPVEIAEITGMEKDTAEKIVNKARQHLVETGLISRDFVTASEVYKRRQDIGKITTGTNCLDTLFDGGVETQALTEVYGEFGSGKTQFAHTLAVMVQKPKTEGGLDGGVLYIDTENTFRPERIVSIAQAHEMDPEKVLDRIIVARAYNSAHQTLILEEAGPIIEENNIRLIVADSAVGLFRAEYLGRGTLSNRQQKLNHFVHMLSRIAETYNCAAIATNQVMASPDVFFGDPTRPIGGNVVAHTSTYRIYFKKSGKKRIARMVDSPHHPEEEVIFALGEAGVMDLEDTEKKPGKKTAKKATKKEKELEPETTESIIDSTPETLVESTSGTAELEMVQATEDLDSDDDLESLEE, encoded by the coding sequence ATGGTAGAAGATTTAAGATTAGATAGTTTGGAGGGCGTAGGTCCTGTAACTACTAGAAAATTATCCGATGCAGGAGTACACAATGTTATGGATCTTATCGTAAGAGGTCCTGTGGAAATTGCAGAAATAACTGGAATGGAAAAAGATACTGCAGAAAAAATTGTAAACAAGGCAAGACAACATCTTGTTGAAACTGGATTGATCTCCAGGGATTTTGTTACTGCAAGTGAAGTATACAAACGCAGACAAGATATTGGTAAAATTACAACTGGCACTAATTGTCTTGACACACTGTTTGATGGAGGTGTTGAAACACAAGCTCTTACAGAAGTTTATGGTGAATTTGGTTCAGGTAAAACTCAATTTGCACATACACTAGCTGTAATGGTTCAAAAACCAAAAACAGAAGGTGGATTGGATGGCGGTGTTTTGTATATTGATACAGAAAACACTTTCAGACCAGAAAGAATAGTATCTATTGCACAAGCCCATGAAATGGATCCAGAAAAAGTTCTTGACAGAATAATTGTAGCACGTGCATATAACAGCGCACATCAAACATTGATTCTAGAAGAAGCTGGTCCTATAATCGAAGAAAACAATATCCGACTAATTGTTGCAGATTCTGCAGTTGGATTGTTCCGTGCTGAATATCTTGGTAGAGGAACACTGTCAAATAGACAACAAAAACTGAATCATTTTGTTCACATGTTGTCTAGAATTGCAGAAACTTACAACTGTGCTGCAATTGCCACAAATCAAGTAATGGCATCTCCTGATGTTTTCTTTGGTGATCCAACTCGACCAATAGGTGGAAACGTAGTTGCACACACAAGTACATACAGAATATACTTTAAGAAATCAGGCAAGAAACGAATCGCACGAATGGTAGACAGTCCACACCATCCAGAGGAAGAAGTAATCTTTGCATTGGGTGAAGCAGGAGTGATGGACCTAGAAGATACAGAGAAAAAGCCAGGTAAAAAGACTGCCAAAAAAGCAACTAAAAAAGAAAAAGAATTAGAACCTGAAACAACTGAATCTATTATTGATTCTACACCTGAAACACTGGTTGAATCTACATCTGGAACTGCAGAACTAGAAATGGTTCAAGCAACCGAAGATCTTGACTCTGATGATGATTTAGAGTCACTAGAAGAGTAA
- a CDS encoding matrixin family metalloprotease, translated as MVTNDRKNPLNKIPPLDNEETIDRISNLENEVKSFEIEQKRITKTIKTKSTIMIAVVTMIMIIITMITTNTLPTYPSKIIEVVYPTTLSSGYMIENLKGEKINTFVSWKIEPDDSFHIHVVDSPNITQKQLDMINDVVFSTEKVNLDGEEYYKGWYGALEKSSYKTKFPIPIHYHSIITDAGSGHITIRLTTQNNGDGYSGYTKSQVDEANHQILKSSITIFSIDKLSTEEFKSILRHELGHAFGLAHSQNPDDLMYPEIKTNYPYISPCDVQGIIGLYDGEQKSEIICQ; from the coding sequence GTGGTTACAAATGATAGAAAAAATCCATTAAATAAAATTCCGCCATTGGATAATGAAGAAACAATCGACAGAATCTCCAATCTTGAAAATGAAGTAAAATCATTTGAGATAGAACAAAAAAGAATCACTAAAACAATCAAGACAAAGTCAACAATAATGATTGCAGTTGTGACAATGATTATGATAATTATCACTATGATCACCACAAATACCCTTCCAACATATCCTAGCAAGATCATAGAAGTTGTATACCCAACGACACTTTCAAGCGGGTATATGATTGAAAATCTCAAAGGAGAAAAAATAAACACGTTTGTATCATGGAAGATTGAACCTGATGATTCTTTTCACATTCATGTTGTGGATTCGCCAAACATAACACAAAAACAACTAGACATGATAAATGATGTAGTGTTCTCCACTGAAAAAGTAAATCTTGACGGAGAAGAATATTACAAGGGATGGTATGGTGCATTGGAAAAATCATCATACAAGACAAAATTCCCAATACCAATACACTATCATTCGATAATTACAGATGCAGGATCAGGTCACATCACAATAAGATTGACAACCCAAAACAATGGGGATGGATATTCAGGATATACAAAATCACAGGTCGATGAAGCAAACCATCAGATTCTAAAATCATCAATTACAATATTTTCTATAGATAAACTTTCAACGGAAGAGTTCAAATCAATACTACGTCATGAATTGGGACATGCTTTTGGTCTTGCACACTCACAGAACCCAGACGACCTGATGTATCCTGAAATCAAAACAAACTATCCTTACATATCTCCATGTGATGTTCAGGGAATAATCGGATTGTATGATGGAGAACAGAAAAGTGAAATTATCTGTCAGTAA
- a CDS encoding 30S ribosomal protein S30e — protein MATHGSLTKAGKVRGQTPKVEGRKIVGTNSSLRNKSNFKKRFELGRFPGQNKPGQRRKRR, from the coding sequence ATGGCAACCCACGGTTCACTTACCAAAGCAGGTAAAGTAAGAGGACAGACTCCTAAAGTTGAAGGCAGAAAAATTGTTGGTACAAACTCTAGTCTTAGAAACAAGAGTAACTTCAAAAAGCGATTTGAGTTAGGTAGATTTCCAGGGCAAAATAAGCCTGGACAAAGAAGAAAGAGACGTTAG
- a CDS encoding B12-binding domain-containing radical SAM protein encodes MGTPKIVLTADRTLMSPYRGLSLATFFGCAPAVDPNRDKKSLLYKILGNQVTPKILFDFICNYIPHTNGVANYAPYGLRKVEAGLLRDGFRREDVVVAHPDHIEKFIGPDTQVVGTYEMDPLGMGPVTMTFTYGRKQTSYDEFYNTELHQRIKAAKLKTGSKAKVISGASGTWQYNYDPEKIEEFGIYAILEGELGGIAPEIDGHAGRFFNYLINGDFENMDPFRKRSDFKVNIKEFERNGKKIHGRFVNFWDRPDLDEIPEIVEPSMHGMVEVMRGCGRGCKFCDVTLRSLRYYSPEKVKREIEVNIKKGGAKSAWIHSDDIFVYGMDPRTAKGMEPNREALEELFTAIMSTGVGHTNPTHGTLAGAIADEKLIPNLSRIIKSSPDNMIGIQAGFETGSLRLIGKYADRKLAPYDPSEWHWVVKEGVKTLNKDYWIPAFTLIMGLDNDEQPEDSWDTIRLITELEHEQPDSMFTATALTFVPIGLLEKSDFFNIGNEMTPAQLGVLYKTWQHNFKYGIQKFMTKTGAKGPQRYFFNAIARSLGGIPLGAMERYARHKSKEHEHVIETIKAKYW; translated from the coding sequence TTGGGTACCCCAAAAATAGTATTAACTGCAGATCGTACATTAATGTCTCCCTATCGTGGTTTATCTCTAGCTACGTTTTTCGGATGCGCTCCTGCAGTAGACCCAAATCGTGATAAGAAAAGTCTTTTGTATAAAATTCTAGGAAATCAGGTTACTCCAAAGATTTTATTTGATTTTATTTGCAATTACATTCCTCACACAAATGGTGTAGCAAACTACGCTCCATATGGATTACGAAAAGTAGAGGCAGGTTTACTGCGCGACGGATTTAGACGTGAAGATGTTGTTGTTGCACATCCTGATCACATTGAAAAATTCATCGGACCTGATACGCAAGTTGTTGGTACATATGAAATGGATCCATTAGGAATGGGTCCTGTTACAATGACTTTCACATATGGACGTAAACAAACTTCCTATGATGAATTTTACAATACAGAATTACATCAACGAATTAAAGCTGCAAAACTAAAAACAGGAAGTAAAGCTAAAGTTATTTCTGGTGCTTCTGGTACATGGCAATACAACTATGATCCAGAAAAAATTGAAGAATTTGGTATATATGCTATATTGGAAGGAGAACTTGGTGGTATTGCTCCGGAAATTGACGGACACGCAGGCAGATTTTTCAATTATCTAATTAATGGCGATTTTGAAAATATGGATCCTTTTAGAAAGCGTAGTGACTTTAAAGTAAACATAAAAGAATTTGAGAGAAACGGGAAAAAAATTCATGGAAGATTTGTAAATTTTTGGGATAGACCAGATTTAGATGAAATCCCTGAAATTGTAGAACCAAGCATGCATGGAATGGTTGAAGTAATGCGAGGATGTGGTAGAGGTTGTAAATTCTGTGATGTTACATTAAGATCATTAAGATACTATTCACCAGAAAAAGTCAAACGTGAAATCGAAGTCAACATCAAAAAAGGTGGTGCAAAATCTGCTTGGATTCACAGTGATGATATTTTTGTATATGGAATGGATCCTCGAACTGCTAAAGGAATGGAGCCAAACAGAGAAGCCCTTGAAGAACTATTTACTGCTATCATGTCAACTGGTGTAGGCCATACAAACCCAACTCATGGTACTTTAGCAGGTGCAATAGCTGATGAGAAACTAATTCCAAACCTTTCACGAATAATTAAATCCAGTCCTGATAACATGATTGGAATTCAAGCTGGTTTTGAAACAGGAAGTTTGAGATTAATTGGAAAATATGCTGATAGAAAACTTGCTCCATACGATCCAAGTGAATGGCATTGGGTAGTAAAAGAAGGTGTAAAAACTCTGAATAAGGATTATTGGATTCCTGCATTTACTTTGATTATGGGACTTGATAATGATGAACAACCAGAAGATTCTTGGGATACTATTCGTTTAATCACAGAATTAGAACATGAACAACCAGACTCGATGTTTACTGCTACAGCGCTTACCTTTGTTCCAATTGGATTGTTAGAAAAATCTGATTTCTTCAACATTGGAAATGAAATGACACCTGCACAATTAGGCGTACTCTATAAAACTTGGCAGCATAATTTCAAATATGGAATTCAGAAATTCATGACAAAAACTGGTGCAAAAGGACCACAGCGATATTTCTTTAATGCAATTGCGAGATCTTTAGGAGGTATTCCTTTAGGTGCAATGGAAAGATATGCTCGTCATAAAAGTAAAGAACATGAACACGTTATTGAGACAATCAAGGCAAAATATTGGTAA
- a CDS encoding dihydroorotate dehydrogenase electron transfer subunit yields MQRNLNHTKICVIEKVIDETPTVRTLIFSDDVMSSVLPGQFAMVWIPGINELPMSVMIAQESGKAAFTVRKHGPASTGLFNVKVGQQIGVRGPYGNSFDLKQGKLLLVGGGTGLVPMMRLLTHIKPNDDVTVLIGAKSKNEVFFEDLANNLLKNNPHRVIVTTDDGTYGEKGFVTSMVEKLVNEINFDGIYTCGPEIMMYKTVQLAHSRGLFVQASLERMMKCGVGICGSCCVGEDLVCKDGTVFDGDHLISNKEFGRFHRNKAGILENY; encoded by the coding sequence TTGCAAAGAAATCTTAATCATACAAAAATTTGTGTAATTGAAAAAGTAATTGATGAAACCCCTACTGTTCGAACTCTGATTTTTTCAGACGATGTAATGTCAAGTGTTCTACCTGGTCAATTTGCAATGGTATGGATACCTGGAATCAATGAACTGCCAATGAGTGTGATGATTGCTCAAGAGTCTGGTAAAGCTGCTTTCACTGTTAGAAAACACGGTCCTGCATCTACGGGTTTGTTCAATGTTAAGGTAGGCCAGCAAATTGGTGTTAGAGGACCATATGGAAATTCATTTGATCTAAAACAAGGTAAACTGTTGCTGGTAGGTGGTGGAACTGGACTAGTTCCTATGATGCGATTATTGACACACATCAAACCTAATGATGATGTTACAGTTCTAATTGGTGCAAAATCAAAGAATGAAGTTTTTTTTGAAGACTTGGCAAATAATTTATTGAAAAATAATCCTCACCGCGTAATTGTTACTACAGATGATGGAACCTATGGCGAGAAAGGATTTGTCACTAGTATGGTTGAAAAACTTGTAAATGAAATTAATTTTGATGGCATCTATACATGTGGTCCTGAAATAATGATGTACAAAACTGTCCAACTAGCTCATTCTAGAGGATTGTTTGTTCAAGCAAGTCTTGAACGTATGATGAAATGTGGCGTGGGAATTTGTGGGAGTTGCTGTGTTGGCGAAGATTTGGTTTGTAAAGATGGTACAGTGTTTGATGGTGATCATTTAATTTCAAATAAGGAATTTGGTCGTTTTCATAGAAATAAGGCTGGAATACTAGAAAATTATTAA
- a CDS encoding dihydroorotate dehydrogenase, which translates to MEPSLVTSIGKIQLERPVMLASGILGISLDVFNRLYRSGAGAVVSKSLSTEPWDGYPNPTIFGINGGGWINAVGLSNPGAPNFAKMIEPNKDVPIIISLVGSIPEDFSTMVEQFKNSKVIAYELNLSCPHVAKVGLEVGDDPELVKKIVSTVKNSTNVPVIAKVGLGTTHYLNTVSAAIDSGIDAITAINTIRAIAIDVETQRPILSNKFGGLSGTPIKPIALRCVYEISSKYDIPIIGCGGISTWEDALEFILAGASAIQIGSAIGDNWIHVFNDINKGILQYMKRKGYSKIDEMIGLAKKS; encoded by the coding sequence GTGGAACCCAGCCTGGTTACTTCTATAGGAAAAATTCAGCTAGAAAGACCTGTAATGCTGGCCTCTGGAATATTAGGTATTTCGTTAGATGTCTTTAATCGACTTTATCGTTCAGGTGCAGGAGCAGTTGTAAGTAAATCCCTGAGTACAGAACCATGGGATGGATATCCAAATCCTACAATATTTGGAATAAATGGTGGCGGATGGATTAATGCAGTAGGATTATCAAATCCAGGCGCTCCAAATTTTGCCAAAATGATAGAACCTAACAAAGATGTTCCAATAATTATTAGTCTTGTAGGCTCCATTCCTGAAGATTTTTCAACAATGGTTGAACAGTTTAAAAATTCTAAAGTTATTGCATACGAATTGAATTTATCATGTCCTCATGTTGCCAAAGTTGGATTAGAAGTAGGCGATGATCCAGAATTAGTAAAAAAAATTGTCAGTACTGTAAAAAATTCTACTAATGTACCCGTAATTGCAAAAGTAGGGCTGGGAACAACTCATTATCTTAATACTGTAAGTGCTGCAATTGATTCTGGCATTGATGCAATAACTGCAATTAATACAATACGAGCTATTGCAATTGATGTTGAAACCCAAAGACCAATTCTTAGTAATAAATTCGGTGGACTCTCTGGTACTCCAATTAAACCCATTGCCTTACGATGTGTTTATGAAATCTCTTCAAAATATGATATTCCTATAATTGGATGTGGTGGAATATCTACATGGGAAGATGCGCTTGAATTTATTTTGGCAGGTGCATCTGCAATTCAAATAGGAAGTGCAATTGGTGATAATTGGATACATGTTTTTAATGATATTAACAAAGGAATACTTCAATATATGAAAAGAAAAGGATATTCAAAAATAGATGAGATGATAGGACTTGCAAAGAAATCTTAA
- a CDS encoding Pre-mRNA processing ribonucleoprotein,-binding domain protein: protein MYSVILTEFGIVVFKDEKLEKAFPFKDAVRDYISVKKKESKLNELVNYLGPLQRGISVSDESLMTLLKKSSIDAQMMEESELEEIQSTKPQIIVDSGFAKNISEALSKLREFAMGLSSSKVTEVSESPDLHIIQAINSLDEIDKIANGLSSRLREWYGLHFPELDNIIDSINGYSQIVLAGKRESLTKKVYEEAGFPDSKADMIALLASKSRGGDISDINLAIVQSIAKQILDFHDLRKKLEAHVELEMQTVAPNLSAILGAAVGARILGKAGSLKKLASMPASTIQIIGAEKALFRSLKTGAQPPKHGLLFQHAMVHAAPRWQRGKIARAIAAKAVIAARVDVYGEGINKTLLEKLNIRVNEISKKYETPTERETKQPELFREGGESRRREGGDFRRREGSDSRREGGDFRRREGSDSRREGGDFRRREGSDSRREGGDFRRREGSDSRREGGDFRRREGSDSRREGGDFRRREGSDSRREGGDFRRREGSDSRREGGDFRRREGSDSRREGGDFRRREGSDSRREGGDFRRREGSDSRREGGESRRENKNYRERTDSKSNKNKKRTKFERR from the coding sequence ATGTATTCTGTAATATTAACAGAATTTGGAATCGTAGTTTTTAAAGATGAGAAACTCGAAAAAGCATTTCCGTTCAAAGATGCAGTTCGAGATTATATTTCTGTGAAAAAAAAGGAATCAAAATTAAATGAACTTGTGAATTATCTTGGTCCTCTTCAAAGAGGCATTTCGGTTAGTGATGAATCATTGATGACATTACTGAAAAAAAGTTCCATAGATGCACAAATGATGGAAGAATCAGAATTAGAAGAAATTCAATCCACAAAACCACAAATTATTGTTGATTCAGGATTTGCAAAAAACATTTCAGAAGCATTGTCAAAGCTAAGAGAATTTGCAATGGGATTATCATCATCAAAGGTTACAGAAGTTTCTGAGAGTCCAGATCTTCACATAATTCAAGCAATAAATTCTTTAGATGAGATTGATAAAATTGCAAATGGACTTAGCTCAAGATTACGAGAATGGTATGGTTTGCATTTTCCAGAACTGGACAACATTATTGATAGCATTAATGGTTATTCTCAAATTGTTTTGGCTGGAAAGCGAGAATCATTAACAAAAAAAGTGTATGAAGAAGCAGGATTTCCAGATTCGAAAGCAGATATGATTGCTTTGCTTGCATCAAAAAGTAGAGGAGGAGACATTTCAGATATCAATTTAGCAATTGTGCAATCAATTGCTAAACAAATTCTAGATTTCCATGACTTACGAAAAAAATTAGAAGCGCATGTAGAGCTAGAAATGCAAACTGTTGCACCAAATCTTTCAGCAATTCTTGGAGCTGCCGTAGGTGCTAGAATATTAGGAAAAGCTGGAAGCCTAAAGAAATTAGCATCCATGCCAGCAAGTACTATCCAAATAATTGGTGCTGAAAAAGCATTGTTTAGATCATTAAAGACAGGCGCTCAGCCACCAAAACACGGATTATTGTTTCAACATGCTATGGTTCACGCAGCACCCAGATGGCAAAGAGGAAAAATTGCCAGAGCAATTGCTGCAAAAGCCGTGATAGCTGCTAGAGTTGATGTTTATGGAGAAGGCATCAATAAAACATTATTAGAAAAACTAAACATCAGAGTAAACGAGATTAGTAAAAAATACGAAACTCCTACTGAAAGAGAAACCAAACAACCCGAATTATTCAGAGAAGGTGGGGAATCTAGAAGAAGAGAAGGTGGAGATTTCAGAAGAAGAGAGGGAAGTGATTCTAGAAGAGAAGGTGGAGATTTCAGAAGAAGAGAGGGAAGTGATTCTAGAAGAGAAGGTGGAGATTTCAGAAGAAGAGAGGGAAGTGATTCTAGAAGAGAAGGTGGAGATTTCAGAAGAAGAGAGGGAAGTGATTCTAGAAGAGAAGGTGGAGATTTCAGAAGAAGAGAGGGAAGTGATTCTAGAAGAGAAGGTGGAGATTTCAGAAGAAGAGAGGGAAGTGATTCTAGAAGAGAAGGTGGAGATTTCAGAAGAAGAGAGGGAAGTGATTCTAGAAGAGAAGGTGGAGATTTCAGAAGAAGAGAGGGAAGTGATTCTAGAAGAGAAGGTGGAGATTTCAGAAGAAGAGAGGGAAGTGATTCTAGAAGAGAAGGTGGAGATTTCAGAAGAAGAGAGGGAAGTGATTCTAGAAGAGAAGGTGGAGAATCTAGAAGAGAAAATAAAAATTATAGAGAAAGAACAGATTCAAAATCAAATAAAAATAAAAAGAGAACCAAGTTTGAAAGAAGATAA
- a CDS encoding fibrillarin-like rRNA/tRNA 2'-O-methyltransferase, with protein MKEDNFEFFWINSDGEKKLATENLVIGNQVYNEKLITKKGTEYRLWDPFRSKLAAAIMNGLEIFPFKNKSSVLYLGVSTGTTVSHISDIVGPSGIIFGVEHASRVARDFLDRVASHRANIIPILQDARKPKEYFSVFGKVDVVYVDIAQPDQTNIAIENCKMYLKKDGYFFLVIKTRSIDVTKSPKRIVEEEIQRMEVYFEILQVIDLHPYDKDHAMVIAKFLK; from the coding sequence TTGAAAGAAGATAATTTTGAATTTTTTTGGATAAATTCAGATGGTGAAAAAAAACTAGCTACTGAAAATTTAGTGATAGGTAATCAAGTATATAATGAAAAATTAATTACAAAAAAAGGGACGGAATATAGATTATGGGATCCTTTTAGAAGCAAATTAGCTGCCGCAATAATGAATGGACTAGAAATATTTCCATTCAAAAATAAATCATCGGTATTGTATCTCGGAGTATCAACAGGTACAACAGTTAGCCATATTTCAGATATTGTGGGACCATCAGGAATTATTTTTGGAGTTGAACATGCTAGTAGAGTAGCGCGAGATTTCTTAGATAGAGTTGCTTCACATAGAGCAAATATAATTCCAATTTTACAAGATGCAAGAAAACCAAAAGAATATTTTTCAGTATTTGGAAAAGTTGATGTAGTTTATGTAGATATTGCACAGCCTGATCAAACAAACATAGCAATAGAAAATTGTAAAATGTATCTTAAGAAAGACGGTTATTTCTTTTTAGTAATAAAGACCAGAAGTATAGATGTAACAAAATCTCCAAAAAGAATTGTTGAAGAAGAGATACAAAGAATGGAAGTTTATTTTGAGATTCTACAAGTAATAGATCTTCATCCTTATGACAAAGACCATGCAATGGTAATTGCAAAGTTCCTAAAGTGA
- the rnhB gene encoding ribonuclease HII, whose product MLICGVDDAGRGSMLGPLVIAGIIISKKDIPKLSKLGVKDSKQLTPKLREELYKKIIALVDNYYVTKISPKIIDASVTKHNLNHLEAKYMAKVISKLNPDTSYVDSCDVNPKRFGKEIAKLSKHKKIRSYHHADSRFIVVSAASIIAKVTRDRAILKLRKNYDLGSGYPSDSKTIDFVASYYKINQVLPIFVRKSWKPTQQILNKKSL is encoded by the coding sequence ATGCTGATTTGTGGAGTTGATGATGCTGGGCGTGGTTCTATGCTTGGTCCTCTAGTAATCGCTGGCATCATTATATCAAAAAAAGATATTCCTAAACTATCCAAGTTAGGTGTAAAAGATTCAAAACAACTAACTCCAAAATTGCGAGAAGAACTTTACAAAAAAATAATCGCATTAGTTGATAATTACTATGTAACAAAAATTTCTCCAAAAATAATTGATGCCAGTGTAACCAAACACAATCTTAATCATTTGGAGGCTAAATATATGGCAAAAGTCATTTCAAAATTAAATCCTGATACTTCATATGTTGATTCGTGTGATGTAAATCCAAAAAGATTTGGAAAAGAAATAGCAAAATTATCTAAACATAAAAAAATTCGTTCATACCATCATGCTGATAGCAGATTTATCGTGGTATCAGCTGCATCAATAATTGCCAAAGTTACTAGAGATAGGGCTATACTAAAACTCAGAAAAAATTATGATTTAGGAAGTGGATATCCATCTGATTCAAAAACAATTGATTTTGTTGCATCTTATTATAAAATCAATCAAGTATTGCCTATTTTCGTGCGTAAAAGTTGGAAACCTACTCAACAAATATTGAATAAAAAATCACTTTAG
- a CDS encoding tRNA (guanine-N1)-methyltransferase encodes MQIPDETLQEIVEGQTKIIVPKKSLTDKVPPKEPAFFNPKAKVSRDFSIIAYGAFLKKFKGPKIFLEGLSGLGVRGLRVANELQMDKVIINDLNPSALKLAEYSAQLNDLKNIEYSEMEVCRFLSKYSTKGERGSIVDIDPFGSPSQFFDCCLRATMHGGILSITATDLQVLNGLYQSACKRKYGGVPIRAEYGNEMAIRLILGCLRMVAGRIGIEIVPIFAESNMHYYRTYVRVLIRQDQKENIGYIIHCKSCGHRKIVLEQINECELCDSKLNIGGPLWIDKIFDKEFVNDMILKLPELSVGKVCEKTLQKCLVESEMPGIYFTLDEIASKMKASPPKLEDAIINLQKNGYLASSTSFNPTGFRTNANINEIISVFSDQPVNPKQT; translated from the coding sequence TTGCAAATTCCAGATGAAACTTTACAAGAGATAGTAGAAGGACAAACAAAAATTATCGTTCCAAAAAAATCATTGACAGATAAAGTTCCACCGAAAGAACCAGCATTTTTTAATCCAAAAGCAAAAGTGAGTAGAGATTTCTCAATAATTGCATATGGAGCATTTCTAAAAAAATTTAAAGGTCCAAAAATATTTTTAGAAGGATTATCAGGTCTGGGAGTAAGAGGATTACGTGTTGCTAATGAATTACAAATGGATAAAGTAATAATTAATGATCTAAATCCATCCGCATTAAAATTAGCAGAATACTCTGCACAATTAAACGATTTAAAGAATATCGAATATTCAGAAATGGAAGTATGTAGATTTCTTAGTAAATATTCCACAAAAGGCGAAAGAGGTTCAATTGTAGATATAGATCCATTTGGTTCACCATCCCAATTTTTTGATTGTTGCCTTAGAGCTACTATGCATGGAGGAATTCTTTCCATAACGGCAACAGATCTTCAGGTTTTAAATGGCCTTTATCAAAGCGCGTGTAAGAGAAAATACGGGGGAGTGCCAATAAGAGCAGAATATGGTAATGAGATGGCAATTAGACTGATTCTAGGATGTCTCAGAATGGTTGCAGGAAGAATAGGTATTGAGATTGTTCCAATATTTGCAGAAAGCAACATGCATTATTACAGAACATATGTACGAGTACTTATTCGACAGGATCAAAAAGAAAATATTGGATACATCATACATTGTAAAAGTTGCGGACATAGAAAAATAGTATTAGAACAAATTAATGAATGTGAATTGTGTGATTCAAAATTAAACATTGGTGGACCTTTATGGATTGATAAAATTTTTGATAAAGAATTTGTTAATGATATGATTTTAAAACTACCAGAATTATCAGTAGGAAAGGTTTGTGAAAAAACATTACAAAAATGTCTAGTAGAATCGGAAATGCCTGGAATCTATTTTACATTAGATGAAATTGCATCTAAAATGAAAGCATCACCACCAAAATTAGAAGACGCAATCATAAATTTACAGAAAAACGGATATCTTGCTAGCTCTACGTCGTTTAATCCTACTGGATTTAGAACAAATGCAAACATAAATGAAATAATCAGTGTTTTTTCAGATCAGCCAGTAAATCCCAAGCAGACATAA
- a CDS encoding RlmE family RNA methyltransferase yields the protein MKLIDARRDQYRKLAHEQGYRSRAAYKLKQLNQSYRIIGPGFYVLDLGCAPGGWTQMAVKLAGNKGKVMGIDTSYVEEIPGAHIIRENIENEFVVDEIMSYFERKVNAVICDLSPQVTGNWSVDHAIQISLNYECTKIMDKVLMHKGNAIFKVFDGEYSMEFKDYIKKKFARINLTKPEASRKQSSELYYVCLGFTG from the coding sequence ATGAAGTTAATAGACGCACGTCGAGATCAATATAGAAAATTAGCCCATGAACAGGGTTATCGAAGTAGAGCTGCATACAAACTCAAACAACTAAATCAATCTTATCGAATCATTGGACCTGGATTTTATGTTCTTGATTTAGGATGTGCCCCTGGAGGCTGGACTCAAATGGCTGTAAAACTTGCTGGAAACAAAGGTAAGGTAATGGGTATTGATACTTCATATGTTGAGGAAATACCTGGAGCTCATATAATTAGAGAAAATATTGAAAATGAGTTTGTAGTTGACGAAATTATGTCTTATTTTGAAAGAAAAGTTAATGCAGTGATATGTGATCTTTCTCCACAAGTTACTGGGAATTGGTCTGTTGACCATGCAATACAAATTTCATTGAATTATGAATGTACAAAAATTATGGATAAGGTTCTAATGCATAAAGGTAATGCAATTTTCAAAGTATTTGATGGGGAATATTCTATGGAATTTAAAGATTATATTAAAAAGAAATTTGCTAGAATAAATCTTACAAAACCTGAAGCCAGTAGAAAACAAAGCAGTGAGTTGTATTATGTCTGCTTGGGATTTACTGGCTGA